The Helicobacter mustelae genome has a segment encoding these proteins:
- the mltG gene encoding endolytic transglycosylase MltG, which yields MTKKNATRLNIFFDILLLMIFTAIFYLDIPMLSKRDILIPRGSISAIITYLANNHYDVNKIDKFFLLAIGKPQSGFIHIGENVLSKGDFLYALSHSKSTLKEVTLIPGETMFFFNEILAQNFPVSIKNLQKAYEKYAPYDDGVIFADTYKLPLGADADFLMQFLVQKSLKRHKELSLKVLGIYDEEQWFKYITIASIIQKEAANDKEMPLISAVIYNRIKKGMPLQMDGSLNYDKYSHQKITPDRIRQDNSTFNTYKNKGVPKSPVGSVSIQAIKAAIHPAKVDYLYFVKNKEGTHTFSKTYEEHKNHIH from the coding sequence ATGACCAAAAAAAATGCAACAAGACTCAATATTTTTTTCGATATTCTTCTGCTCATGATCTTTACCGCAATCTTTTATCTAGACATCCCGATGCTCTCAAAAAGAGACATCCTCATTCCCAGGGGCTCTATTAGCGCAATTATAACATACCTTGCCAACAATCACTACGATGTTAACAAAATTGATAAGTTTTTTTTACTGGCCATAGGAAAGCCACAAAGTGGCTTCATTCACATCGGAGAGAACGTGCTTAGTAAGGGGGATTTTTTGTATGCGCTTTCTCATTCCAAATCCACGCTCAAAGAAGTCACCCTCATCCCTGGAGAAACGATGTTTTTTTTCAATGAGATTCTTGCCCAAAATTTTCCCGTCTCTATAAAGAACCTGCAAAAAGCCTATGAAAAATACGCTCCCTATGATGATGGAGTGATTTTTGCAGATACCTACAAGCTTCCCCTTGGTGCGGATGCAGATTTTTTGATGCAGTTTTTGGTTCAAAAATCCCTCAAGCGCCATAAAGAGCTCTCCTTGAAGGTACTAGGGATTTATGATGAGGAGCAGTGGTTTAAATACATCACCATCGCATCCATCATTCAAAAAGAAGCAGCTAATGACAAAGAGATGCCCCTAATTAGCGCAGTAATCTACAATCGCATCAAAAAAGGAATGCCTCTGCAAATGGATGGGAGCCTGAATTATGACAAATACTCTCACCAAAAAATCACCCCCGATCGGATCCGCCAGGATAATTCCACTTTCAATACCTATAAGAATAAAGGCGTACCAAAAAGCCCAGTGGGAAGCGTGAGTATCCAAGCCATCAAGGCTGCCATTCATCCCGCAAAAGTGGATTATCTGTATTTTGTCAAAAATAAAGAGGGCACGCATACTTTCAGCAAAACCTATGAGGAGCACAAAAACCACATCCACTAA
- a CDS encoding DUF3971 domain-containing protein translates to MVILILFFSGYKILSHGISVEKLAFGKVSLSKLYLKLDKKLILQVDELDLEDLLKAPAKKPLDIESISKYIRYFTWGIAYFQSLLVKKIILDPQNIANIYYDGKRYKITFPKVIADFNISEEPGRLRLNIQTLKLVNLQSQLQGRLVYLPGKNELAFDLSAIYTPTKDKIIAQGYTNLKRIHVELKTSGLKNLDFTKPFLKDLKNPVIQDWLYSKIFFDEARIESLSFDTILTQRKFLEGIEESLKGRILVKTAELSLFNNLDSLKAKEVRITIAKQKVAFNFLNPTYGSVDLEGSSAELSDLTSHPKITAFVKSQSFQYSASLLTLLENYHLHIPEISVDSPLSADLKFSIQFLQNHKHLINLGGSIETQDAQVELFSFPFFAKKINVGFDITPQYQYIYVRANHAYYYNMLNADVDGVLDIKDQSFKSRIKVYSANINTNQAINYQKPYLLSVHQAEDPSPQDEDVKIPRTFDPSKLSPLQLKKYILASIREDERPYTQEILKITNQDNFVTDLNVDFKDPENIKVLLPEFKASLLIQDHLKVIAFDDFALFSAYSPMLSYLDIKGGNARIETRDFKNFDLIFSIENMWLPFYTNDNHKITMLEFSGTINGDEIQMASLDKNITFYRKNSQNRIHIKNYNLNVNEFLDSKIPAVQQTLHGSEKEGKKEASLTKEQMNQKLEFLRQKHLYQRQHNISPQMTNIDIDGMKLSYKGYEVPTDEINIRFRDQRTLASLTYKNGIANVDFLDGSIYIKASNFSADFINMVAKKELLHGGLFTLIGAYKDSIFSGELKMQNTLFKNFVVLQNLISLIDTIPSLVVFRNPNLGVKGYEVSQGSVIFGINKDFLGLEKIHLIGDTMDIDGSGIVQFKNKDMNINLQVSTIKNLSSILSKIPIIGYLILGSSGKISTNVSVSGTWDHPKTSVSLAEDVITAPFKILRRAFQPLTSIVDEIKNEMDDNGNHQEGDARTQKHASSPAKPSTPKVQKTPANTDSTPPSTPTPASEMKINQATPENTAPENTSMPTDPSISTSTPENTAPIHSNAPANTDSTPPSTPTTPATPKDTQANEATPVRMTPAQTTPKEEE, encoded by the coding sequence TTGGTCATCTTAATCCTATTTTTTAGTGGCTATAAAATTCTCTCGCATGGCATTAGTGTTGAAAAACTTGCATTTGGCAAGGTCAGTCTTTCAAAATTATATCTAAAACTCGATAAAAAATTAATTTTGCAAGTAGATGAGCTGGATCTAGAAGATCTGCTCAAGGCTCCTGCCAAAAAACCTCTGGATATAGAGAGCATCAGCAAATACATTCGATATTTCACTTGGGGGATTGCGTATTTTCAATCCCTTTTGGTGAAAAAAATCATCCTAGATCCCCAAAATATCGCAAATATCTACTATGATGGCAAGCGCTATAAAATCACTTTCCCAAAAGTTATCGCAGATTTTAATATTTCGGAGGAGCCTGGGCGTTTGCGCCTCAATATCCAGACCCTAAAACTTGTCAATCTCCAATCCCAGCTCCAGGGTAGGCTCGTGTATTTGCCTGGCAAAAATGAGCTCGCATTTGATCTGAGTGCCATCTATACCCCCACCAAAGATAAGATCATCGCGCAGGGCTATACCAACCTTAAGCGCATTCATGTAGAGCTCAAGACAAGTGGGCTTAAAAATCTTGACTTCACCAAGCCTTTTTTAAAAGATTTGAAAAATCCCGTGATACAAGACTGGTTGTATTCCAAAATCTTTTTTGATGAGGCGCGCATAGAGAGCCTGAGCTTTGATACGATTTTGACCCAGCGCAAATTTCTTGAGGGCATAGAAGAGAGTCTCAAGGGCAGGATCTTGGTGAAAACTGCCGAGCTAAGTTTGTTTAATAATCTAGATTCCCTTAAGGCCAAAGAAGTGCGCATCACCATCGCTAAGCAAAAAGTCGCATTCAATTTCCTCAATCCCACCTATGGTTCTGTGGATCTAGAGGGCTCTAGCGCGGAACTTAGTGATCTCACTTCCCACCCAAAAATTACGGCTTTTGTGAAGTCTCAGAGTTTTCAATATAGCGCGAGTTTGCTGACTTTATTGGAGAATTATCATCTCCACATTCCAGAAATCAGTGTTGATTCTCCATTGAGCGCAGATTTGAAATTTAGTATTCAATTTTTGCAAAATCACAAACATCTAATTAATCTTGGCGGGAGTATTGAGACCCAAGATGCACAAGTCGAACTCTTTTCCTTTCCATTTTTTGCAAAGAAGATTAACGTGGGATTTGACATCACGCCTCAATACCAATACATCTACGTTCGCGCCAATCATGCCTATTATTACAATATGCTTAATGCCGATGTGGATGGAGTATTGGATATCAAAGATCAAAGCTTCAAATCCAGAATCAAGGTCTATTCTGCAAATATTAATACCAACCAGGCTATCAATTATCAAAAGCCCTATTTGTTGTCAGTTCATCAAGCAGAAGATCCATCCCCTCAAGATGAGGATGTCAAAATCCCCCGCACCTTTGATCCTAGTAAGCTTTCTCCACTACAGCTCAAAAAATATATTCTTGCATCCATCAGAGAGGATGAGCGCCCCTATACCCAGGAGATTTTGAAGATTACCAATCAGGATAATTTTGTCACCGACCTCAATGTAGATTTCAAAGATCCTGAGAACATTAAGGTTTTGCTTCCAGAATTCAAAGCAAGTCTTTTAATCCAAGATCATCTCAAAGTGATTGCTTTTGATGATTTTGCTCTTTTTAGTGCTTATTCGCCCATGCTTTCTTATCTTGATATTAAGGGTGGTAATGCACGCATAGAGACACGGGACTTCAAAAATTTTGATTTGATTTTTAGTATCGAGAATATGTGGTTGCCCTTTTATACTAATGACAATCATAAGATCACGATGCTAGAATTTAGCGGGACCATCAATGGAGATGAGATACAAATGGCTTCCCTAGACAAAAACATCACCTTTTATCGCAAAAATTCTCAGAATAGGATTCATATCAAAAACTACAATCTCAATGTCAATGAATTCTTAGATAGCAAGATCCCTGCAGTCCAGCAGACACTGCATGGCAGTGAGAAGGAGGGAAAAAAAGAAGCCTCTTTGACCAAGGAGCAGATGAATCAAAAACTAGAATTTTTGCGCCAAAAGCATCTCTACCAGCGCCAGCATAATATCTCTCCGCAGATGACAAATATCGACATTGATGGCATGAAGCTTTCTTATAAGGGCTATGAGGTCCCCACTGATGAGATTAACATTCGCTTCCGCGATCAAAGGACTCTTGCAAGCCTTACCTACAAAAACGGCATTGCCAATGTGGATTTTCTTGATGGAAGCATCTATATCAAGGCTAGTAATTTTAGTGCGGATTTTATCAATATGGTGGCCAAAAAAGAGCTGCTTCATGGCGGGTTGTTTACCCTCATTGGTGCATACAAGGACAGCATTTTTAGTGGGGAATTAAAGATGCAAAATACTTTATTCAAGAATTTTGTGGTGTTGCAAAATCTCATCAGCCTGATTGATACCATCCCTTCCTTGGTGGTCTTTAGAAACCCCAATCTTGGTGTGAAGGGCTATGAGGTTTCTCAGGGCAGTGTTATTTTTGGGATTAATAAGGATTTTTTGGGGCTGGAAAAAATTCATCTCATTGGAGATACTATGGACATCGATGGAAGCGGGATCGTGCAATTTAAAAACAAAGATATGAACATCAATCTCCAAGTCTCTACGATCAAAAACCTTAGCAGTATTTTGAGCAAGATCCCCATCATTGGATATTTAATCCTAGGGAGTTCGGGCAAAATATCCACTAATGTCAGCGTGAGTGGTACTTGGGATCATCCCAAAACCAGTGTTTCTCTAGCTGAAGATGTGATCACTGCGCCATTTAAGATTTTGCGCCGTGCATTTCAGCCACTCACCTCCATTGTGGATGAAATCAAAAACGAAATGGATGACAATGGCAATCATCAAGAAGGGGATGCGCGAACACAGAAGCATGCTTCTAGTCCAGCCAAGCCATCCACACCAAAAGTGCAAAAAACACCAGCTAATACAGATTCAACCCCTCCGTCTACGCCAACACCAGCCAGCGAAATGAAAATCAACCAAGCCACACCAGAGAACACAGCGCCAGAAAACACATCCATGCCGACAGATCCATCAATTAGCACATCTACTCCAGAGAACACAGCACCGATTCATTCAAATGCGCCAGCTAATACAGACTCAACCCCTCCGTCTACGCCAACTACCCCAGCTACGCCAAAAGATACCCAAGCCAATGAAGCTACACCTGTCAGAATGACACCAGCCCAAACTACTCCAAAGGAGGAAGAATGA
- a CDS encoding FeoA family protein, whose translation MTLLQGQKDIHYKITQILSQDENLKRRLFSFGLTEGSVVSIIHSSMHKSNIAIIVGNSQVALRNNEASQICIELAN comes from the coding sequence ATGACATTGCTACAAGGCCAAAAAGACATCCACTACAAGATCACCCAAATCCTCAGTCAAGATGAAAATCTCAAAAGGCGCCTCTTTTCTTTTGGGCTTACAGAGGGTAGTGTGGTGAGCATCATCCATTCTTCTATGCATAAATCCAATATTGCCATCATTGTGGGGAATTCCCAAGTGGCCCTACGAAACAATGAGGCAAGTCAGATTTGCATCGAGCTGGCAAATTGA
- the nth gene encoding endonuclease III yields the protein MRKTQKAEIIKERFLQHYPAPKTELKYQNIYELLVAVMLSAQCTDKRVNIVTPALFSRYPTPKQLADANLEELKEYIRSVSFFNNKAKNLIAMANQLLESFGGEIPRDRELLKMLPGVGQKTANVVLIEYCEANLMAVDTHVFRTSHRLGLSKSKSALQTEVDLCKLFKTDLDKLHQAFVLFGRYVCKALRPACESCFVNEFCITKKNFKPS from the coding sequence TTGAGAAAAACTCAAAAAGCAGAGATTATCAAAGAGCGGTTTTTGCAACATTATCCTGCTCCAAAAACCGAGCTTAAATATCAGAATATTTATGAGTTGCTAGTGGCGGTGATGCTCTCAGCACAATGCACAGATAAGCGTGTAAATATCGTAACTCCAGCGCTTTTTTCGCGCTATCCCACGCCAAAGCAATTGGCAGATGCCAATCTTGAAGAGCTCAAGGAGTACATCCGCTCTGTGTCCTTTTTTAATAATAAAGCCAAAAATCTTATTGCCATGGCAAATCAGCTGCTAGAATCCTTTGGAGGAGAGATCCCTAGGGATAGAGAGCTATTAAAGATGCTTCCAGGGGTGGGTCAGAAGACTGCCAATGTGGTGTTGATTGAATATTGTGAGGCTAATTTGATGGCAGTGGATACGCATGTTTTTCGCACTTCTCATCGCTTGGGGCTGAGTAAATCTAAAAGTGCCCTGCAGACAGAGGTGGATTTGTGTAAATTATTCAAGACAGATTTAGATAAGCTCCATCAAGCTTTTGTGCTTTTTGGGCGCTATGTTTGCAAGGCCTTGAGGCCTGCATGTGAAAGTTGTTTTGTTAATGAATTTTGTATAACAAAGAAGAATTTTAAACCCTCATAA
- a CDS encoding chemotaxis protein CheX produces the protein MKNTAGIVPQDSLKPLRDGYISSVELLESKKRVFIVANEEFLKLLSEKMILDDHPDEEVLIDMSKEFANLVVGHSKVLAEENGESFHISTPTFYGISRIHDYDKAIHFKFDHSRYCSIFVKA, from the coding sequence TTGAAGAATACTGCAGGGATTGTGCCCCAGGATTCTTTGAAGCCATTGCGGGATGGATATATTTCTAGCGTAGAGCTTCTAGAAAGCAAAAAGCGGGTTTTTATTGTTGCTAATGAGGAGTTTTTAAAATTACTTTCTGAAAAAATGATTTTGGATGATCATCCTGATGAGGAAGTACTCATAGATATGAGCAAAGAATTTGCCAATCTTGTAGTGGGTCACTCCAAGGTGCTTGCAGAGGAAAATGGTGAGTCCTTTCATATCTCCACTCCCACTTTTTATGGCATTTCTCGCATCCATGATTACGACAAGGCGATTCATTTTAAATTTGACCACTCTAGATATTGTAGTATTTTTGTGAAGGCATGA
- the fliN gene encoding flagellar motor switch protein FliN produces MAKISGLEDNQREQELTTYLEDMIQSYEGLLDIEAVFTAELGSTKLTIKEILNFERGSVIDLGKPAGESVDVFINTRIVGRGEVMVYEKNLAIRLNEILDSNAIVYYLTKES; encoded by the coding sequence ATGGCAAAAATTTCTGGTTTAGAGGATAATCAAAGAGAACAAGAGCTTACCACCTATCTAGAGGATATGATCCAAAGCTATGAAGGGCTCTTAGATATTGAAGCGGTTTTCACTGCAGAGCTAGGATCGACAAAACTCACAATAAAAGAGATTTTGAATTTTGAACGTGGGTCAGTGATTGATCTTGGCAAGCCTGCAGGCGAGAGCGTGGATGTCTTTATCAACACACGCATTGTTGGCAGGGGCGAGGTGATGGTTTATGAAAAAAATCTCGCAATTCGTCTCAATGAAATTTTAGATTCCAATGCGATTGTGTATTATCTTACTAAAGAATCTTGA
- a CDS encoding energy transducer TonB has translation MKVKDNQRFFYAFLLSLLLHALIIALVMLINHYQPAPPRLQKVKLDNLLVLKRGQSQDPTKNTKGARKPSLAAKPTAPSRPTPRPTPKPTPSPRIAAANPMPKPREVPKPQEPQKQEKPKKPEEKPKEQEKPQEKKQVDSKRKALDTYEQTPIDPKNLSFIGQNDSDDPMMNMDSGGGGGGNPSEQDDKGSDPETAQEIDDLYGEEFGDLGTAEKDFIRDNLRNIGRITQKYLQYPRVAAYFGQSGVNAVEFYLHPNGDISDLKIIRSSGLNSFDNNTLNTIQIAYKDYPRPKVKTLIRINVTYSYYGN, from the coding sequence ATGAAAGTCAAAGATAATCAGCGTTTTTTCTATGCTTTTTTGCTCTCTCTCCTGCTGCATGCCCTAATCATTGCGCTGGTGATGCTGATTAATCATTATCAGCCAGCTCCTCCTCGCCTCCAAAAGGTCAAATTGGACAATCTCTTGGTGCTTAAGCGCGGTCAAAGCCAGGATCCTACCAAAAATACTAAGGGCGCTAGGAAGCCTTCTCTGGCTGCCAAACCCACCGCGCCTAGCAGACCCACTCCAAGACCTACACCAAAACCCACGCCAAGTCCTAGGATTGCAGCTGCTAATCCTATGCCCAAACCCAGAGAGGTGCCAAAACCACAGGAACCACAAAAACAAGAAAAACCCAAAAAACCAGAGGAGAAGCCAAAAGAACAGGAAAAACCTCAGGAAAAAAAGCAGGTGGATTCCAAAAGAAAAGCGCTAGATACCTATGAGCAGACTCCAATTGATCCCAAAAATCTCTCCTTTATTGGACAGAATGATTCTGATGATCCCATGATGAATATGGATTCTGGCGGTGGGGGAGGGGGCAATCCCTCTGAGCAAGATGACAAGGGTAGCGACCCTGAGACTGCGCAAGAGATTGATGATCTTTATGGTGAGGAATTTGGAGATCTTGGTACCGCAGAAAAGGATTTCATCCGAGATAATCTGCGCAACATCGGAAGAATCACGCAGAAATACCTCCAATACCCTCGCGTGGCGGCATATTTTGGACAGAGTGGGGTGAATGCTGTGGAGTTTTATCTGCATCCCAATGGTGATATCAGCGATCTCAAGATTATTCGATCTTCAGGGTTAAATTCCTTTGATAACAACACGTTAAATACCATCCAGATTGCTTATAAGGATTATCCGCGCCCCAAGGTTAAGACGCTCATTCGCATTAATGTTACCTATTCGTATTATGGCAACTAA
- the rocF gene encoding arginase: MILVGLEAQLGASKQGSDEGVKALIEALRPKHGELVRHMHRIAQERCILDKKFRYARSFEDYYVFCKEILIPRMQEVFLRKEFSLILSSEHANMFGIFQALRSVHKDKKIGILYLDAHADIHTAYDSDSRYIHGMPLGMVLNRVRSGFNCMNQSEEEAWQELCNLGLEKGTLEIDPRHLVYFGVRSTEQSERDVIKELQIPLFGIDSIRENMQEVVEQSKILLRDVDIIYLSLDLDIMDGKLFTSTGVRENHGLSFKELREFLQLLLEGFKDRLSAVEVTEYNPLVGLKNEEKEVLEILKEIIRICKDSSWGASLGD; encoded by the coding sequence ATGATTTTAGTGGGATTAGAGGCGCAACTAGGCGCATCAAAACAAGGCAGTGATGAGGGGGTCAAGGCTCTGATAGAGGCTCTAAGGCCAAAGCATGGAGAGCTTGTTAGACATATGCACAGGATTGCTCAAGAGCGCTGCATTTTGGATAAAAAATTTCGATATGCCAGGAGTTTTGAGGATTATTATGTTTTTTGCAAGGAGATTTTGATCCCGCGCATGCAAGAAGTATTTTTGCGTAAGGAATTTTCTCTCATACTAAGCTCAGAGCATGCCAATATGTTTGGGATTTTTCAAGCCCTTAGAAGCGTTCACAAGGACAAAAAAATTGGGATTTTATATCTGGATGCGCATGCAGATATTCACACAGCCTATGATAGTGATTCTAGATACATCCATGGCATGCCCCTGGGAATGGTACTCAATCGCGTGCGCAGCGGATTCAATTGCATGAATCAAAGCGAAGAGGAGGCATGGCAGGAGCTTTGCAACCTGGGTCTAGAAAAGGGGACTTTGGAGATAGATCCTAGGCATCTGGTGTATTTTGGAGTGAGGAGCACAGAGCAGAGTGAAAGAGATGTGATCAAGGAATTGCAAATTCCTTTGTTTGGCATAGATTCTATAAGAGAAAATATGCAAGAGGTGGTGGAACAAAGCAAAATTTTGCTGCGGGATGTGGATATCATTTATCTAAGCCTAGATCTAGACATCATGGATGGGAAGCTCTTCACATCCACTGGTGTGCGTGAGAATCATGGACTAAGTTTTAAAGAATTAAGAGAATTTCTACAGTTGCTTTTGGAGGGCTTCAAAGACAGGCTTAGCGCGGTGGAAGTGACAGAATATAATCCATTAGTAGGGCTAAAAAACGAAGAAAAAGAGGTGCTAGAAATCCTGAAAGAAATCATTAGGATCTGCAAAGACTCTAGCTGGGGTGCTAGCCTTGGGGATTAG
- a CDS encoding amino acid permease has translation MRDTTSTELSRDINMRQLMMIALGGTIGTGLFVGTGGNIASAGPLATLLAYLIGGIIVYSIVLSLGELSSVYPTTGSFGDYASRFIGPSTGYMVFWMYWLSWVLTVAVEYIAIGLLMQRWFPDIPVYVWVIACIMLLFLLNFFSVKIFAMGEFLLSAIKVLAVFVFIVLGGIGIIYSFYLHGFDGVFGNFYFNGETQGLQKGLFPKGVGAFFGVILAVIFAYTGTEIIGVAAGETKDPSKIMPKAIKATLWRIIFFFLGAVFVVSVFLPMTDSGLSQSPFVSTLEKIPLPFFGVGIPYAADIMNFVIITAILSTANSGLYASGRMIYGLSQKKMFFPIFTKLNSSGTPTYALYLSLGITLVGMLTEAFAPEKIMASLINVVSFMVIIVWISISVAQYFFRREYLASGRLLKDLPYKTPFNPLIQIIGISGCLVGLIGAYMDESERIGGYLTLVFMGLCYVAYYLSKDKWGFKEEKGL, from the coding sequence ATGAGAGATACTACAAGCACGGAGCTGAGCAGAGATATTAACATGCGTCAATTGATGATGATTGCCCTGGGAGGGACCATTGGTACAGGGCTTTTCGTGGGCACGGGAGGGAATATCGCAAGCGCTGGTCCACTAGCCACGCTTTTGGCGTATTTGATTGGCGGGATTATTGTTTATTCCATTGTTTTGTCACTGGGTGAGTTATCCAGCGTCTACCCCACCACAGGGAGCTTTGGGGACTATGCCAGCCGCTTTATTGGCCCTAGTACGGGGTATATGGTCTTTTGGATGTATTGGCTTAGCTGGGTTTTGACCGTGGCAGTAGAATACATCGCAATCGGTCTGCTTATGCAAAGATGGTTTCCTGATATTCCTGTATATGTGTGGGTGATTGCCTGCATCATGCTTTTATTTTTATTGAATTTCTTTTCTGTCAAAATCTTTGCTATGGGAGAATTTTTATTAAGTGCAATTAAAGTTTTAGCCGTCTTTGTATTTATCGTGCTGGGTGGAATTGGGATTATTTATTCTTTCTATTTACATGGATTTGATGGAGTGTTTGGTAATTTCTATTTCAATGGAGAGACTCAAGGACTGCAAAAAGGCCTTTTTCCCAAGGGTGTTGGAGCATTTTTTGGCGTGATTTTGGCAGTGATTTTTGCCTACACAGGCACAGAGATCATAGGGGTCGCAGCTGGAGAGACCAAAGATCCTAGCAAGATCATGCCAAAGGCTATTAAGGCGACGTTGTGGCGAATCATCTTTTTCTTTTTGGGGGCTGTGTTTGTGGTGTCAGTGTTTTTGCCAATGACAGATAGCGGACTCTCTCAAAGCCCCTTTGTAAGCACTCTAGAAAAAATCCCTCTGCCATTTTTTGGCGTGGGGATCCCCTATGCAGCAGATATCATGAATTTTGTCATCATTACAGCCATCTTATCTACTGCCAATTCTGGTCTCTATGCTTCAGGCAGAATGATTTATGGCCTTAGTCAAAAAAAGATGTTCTTTCCCATTTTTACCAAGCTCAATTCCTCGGGAACTCCAACTTATGCACTCTATCTCTCCTTAGGCATTACGCTAGTTGGCATGCTTACTGAGGCATTTGCACCAGAGAAAATCATGGCCAGTTTGATTAATGTGGTTAGCTTTATGGTCATTATTGTGTGGATTAGCATCAGCGTTGCGCAATATTTTTTTAGGAGGGAATATCTGGCCTCTGGGAGATTACTAAAAGACCTGCCCTACAAAACCCCCTTTAATCCACTCATCCAAATCATTGGCATTAGCGGCTGCTTGGTTGGGCTTATTGGCGCGTATATGGATGAAAGTGAGCGCATTGGTGGCTATCTCACGCTTGTTTTTATGGGGCTTTGCTATGTAGCCTATTATCTTAGCAAGGACAAATGGGGCTTCAAGGAAGAAAAAGGTCTTTAG
- a CDS encoding alanine dehydrogenase, producing the protein MDMGLIKESMDLESRVALVPDDVALLTQRNVNVVVEDGAGENSGYSNAMYEAAGAKIVDTKSAWEQDVVVKCKEPLEHEYSLPREGATLFSYLDLAYQKSLCEMLIEKKITSICTETIAGARNDYPILMPMSVVAGRLAAHLLQHYLLALEHVEGFWGKGVMLGGLSGVQRSKVVVVGGGVVGMESAKMLSQMGARVSVLELDYIKLQTHPYCSMYDLEILSVNEANIINALDGAVGLVGAVLLTASQTPKVILRRHLRYMQKQGVVIDVACDLGGCIETIHQTNHSNPVYVEEGLLHYGVPNMPGIVAKTSSIAYSNASVPYLLYYVEHGLKGFLQANTKIVANTLGGLSAHNGYITQEGIARAFNLAFKSPLEVLKEL; encoded by the coding sequence ATGGATATGGGTTTGATCAAAGAAAGCATGGATTTGGAATCACGGGTGGCTTTGGTGCCAGATGATGTGGCATTGCTCACCCAAAGAAATGTGAATGTTGTGGTAGAAGATGGCGCTGGTGAGAATAGTGGTTATAGCAATGCCATGTATGAGGCTGCAGGCGCAAAGATTGTGGATACAAAGTCTGCGTGGGAGCAGGATGTGGTTGTCAAATGCAAGGAGCCCCTAGAGCATGAATATTCTTTGCCAAGGGAGGGGGCGACTTTATTTAGTTATCTAGATTTGGCCTATCAAAAGAGCCTTTGTGAAATGTTGATTGAGAAAAAAATCACTTCTATTTGTACTGAAACCATTGCTGGAGCCAGGAATGATTATCCCATTTTGATGCCTATGAGTGTGGTGGCTGGGAGATTGGCTGCTCATTTGCTCCAGCATTATTTATTGGCCCTGGAGCATGTGGAAGGCTTTTGGGGTAAGGGAGTCATGCTAGGGGGGCTTTCTGGAGTGCAAAGATCTAAAGTCGTGGTGGTCGGAGGTGGTGTAGTAGGCATGGAGAGTGCAAAGATGCTAAGCCAAATGGGAGCTAGGGTAAGTGTTTTGGAGCTAGACTATATAAAATTACAAACCCATCCCTACTGTTCTATGTATGATTTAGAAATTTTAAGCGTGAATGAGGCCAATATTATCAACGCACTAGATGGGGCTGTGGGGCTTGTTGGGGCAGTGCTTCTGACAGCTAGCCAGACTCCAAAAGTGATTTTAAGAAGACATTTGAGATATATGCAAAAACAAGGGGTGGTGATTGATGTGGCCTGTGATCTGGGAGGCTGCATAGAGACCATCCATCAGACAAACCATTCTAACCCGGTGTATGTGGAGGAGGGCTTGTTGCATTATGGGGTGCCAAACATGCCAGGTATTGTCGCAAAAACCAGCTCCATAGCCTATAGCAATGCAAGCGTGCCTTATTTGCTGTATTATGTAGAGCATGGCTTGAAGGGATTTTTACAAGCCAATACAAAAATAGTGGCTAACACGCTTGGAGGCTTAAGCGCCCATAATGGCTATATTACCCAGGAGGGAATTGCCAGGGCATTTAACCTGGCATTCAAATCTCCTCTAGAAGTTTTAAAAGAGCTTTAG